Proteins from a genomic interval of Falco rusticolus isolate bFalRus1 chromosome 7, bFalRus1.pri, whole genome shotgun sequence:
- the ASTL gene encoding astacin-like metalloendopeptidase translates to MDLKMFLVFTAFLLHAALGFPIQDSYGNSTTTTEPTEVTTQEDIFESPLPTETASEDEVIFNRILKVNKGSSQYLQEGDIVPRRSRSAISCRHCNWPQSRDGIVRVPYVLDPTYEESHIKGIHDAMAEFETLTCISFVKRKTERDYLSIKSADGCWSNYGKVGGGQTVSVMKGGCMWKGIIQHELDHALGFLHEHSRSDRDKYVKIMWEYISPADRPDFKKFENSNNLGLPYDYSSVMHYGPYTFTNTTGKATIVPIPDGSVPIGQRQGLSNLDVAKINKLYNCSRCSTILDEASGSLSSANHPRNYSDNTNCVWLIRTRSRKISLHFQAFELQTTRGCQGDYVKVYDGSSKSSAVLMDKTCGSKIPNDVVASSNLMLVEFVTDGAGTASGFRATFTSVKTQRKPNFYN, encoded by the exons CAACAGAACCTACTGAG GTTACTACGCAAGAGGATATATTCG AATCTCCATTGCCTACAGAGACTGCCTCTGAGGACgaagttatttttaacagaattcTGAAAGTTAACAAAG GCAGCTCTCAGTACTTGCAAGAAGGTGACATAGTTCCACGAAGGAGTCGCAGTGCCATCAGCTGTCGCCATTGCAATTGGCCCCAGTCCAGAGATGGGATCGTTCGTGTTCCCTATGTCTTGGATCCTACTTACG AGGAGAGCCACATAAAGGGGATTCATGATGCCATGGCAGAATTTGAAACACTGACTTGTATTAGTTTTGTGAAGCGCAAGACAGAACGTGACTACCTCAGCATTAAATCTGCGGATGG CTGCTGGTCCAACTATGGGAAAGTAGGAGGTGGACAGACTGTCTCTGTGATGAAAGGAGGCTGCATGTGGAAAGGAATAATTCAACATGAACTGGACCATGCTCTGGGCTTTTTGCATGAACATTCTCGAAGTGACAGGGATAAATATGTAAAGATCATGTGGGAGTACATCAGTCCAG CTGACAGACCAGACTTCAAGAAATTTGAAAACTCCAATAACCTGGGTCTTCCATATGACTATTCCTCAGTAATGCACTATGGCCC CTACACATTCACTAATACCACTGGGAAAGCAACTATTGTACCAATTCCTGATGGATCAGTACCTATTGGACAGAGGCAGGGACTGAGTAACTTGGACGTGGCCAAAATCAACAAACTTTACAATTGCA GTCGCTGCAGCACTATTCTTGATGAAGCGTCTGGGTCACTGAGCTCTGCCAACCACCCCAGAAATTACTCAGACAATACCAACTGTGTCTGGCTCATCCGAACCCGATCCAGAAAG aTTTCTCTGCACTTTCAAGCCTTTGAGCTGCAGACAACCAGAGGCTGTCAGGGTGATTATGTTAAAGTTTATGATGGATCCAGCAAGTCTTCTGCAGTTCTAATGGACAAGACCTGTGGATCAAAGATACCCAATGATGTAGTTGCTTCTAGTAATCTTATGCTTGTAGAATTTGTCACAGATGGTGCTGGTACAGCTTCTGGTTTCCGAGCCACCTTTACTTCTG TGAAGACCCAAAGAAAACCTAACTTCTACAACTGA